A single region of the Pseudomonas sp. VD-NE ins genome encodes:
- the yaaA gene encoding peroxide stress protein YaaA: MLMVISPAKTLDYETPPATQRFTQPQYLDHSQELIQQLRDLTPAQISELMHVSDKIGGLNAARFGSWTPAFTPENAKQALLAFKGDVYTGLDAQSFSEADFDYAQKHLRMLSGLYGLLRPLDLMQPYRLEMGTKLANARGKDLYAFWGTRISEWLNEALADQGDDVLLNLASNEYFSAVKRTALNARIINTEFKDQKNGQYKIISFYAKKARGLMSRFVIQEKINDPAQLKQFDVQGYHYSAEQSKPDNLVFLRDHAPE, from the coding sequence ATGCTGATGGTGATTTCCCCCGCCAAGACCCTCGATTACGAAACACCGCCGGCGACCCAGCGCTTCACCCAGCCGCAATATCTCGACCACTCTCAGGAACTGATCCAGCAATTGCGCGACCTGACGCCGGCGCAGATCAGCGAGCTGATGCACGTGTCCGACAAGATCGGCGGGCTCAACGCCGCGCGCTTCGGCAGCTGGACACCCGCATTCACCCCGGAAAACGCCAAGCAAGCGCTGCTCGCGTTCAAGGGTGACGTTTATACCGGTCTCGACGCGCAGTCCTTCAGCGAAGCCGATTTCGATTACGCGCAAAAACACCTGCGCATGCTCTCCGGCCTGTATGGCTTGCTGCGCCCGCTCGACCTGATGCAACCGTATCGCCTGGAAATGGGCACCAAACTGGCCAACGCCCGGGGCAAGGACTTGTACGCTTTCTGGGGCACGCGCATCAGCGAATGGCTCAACGAAGCACTGGCCGATCAAGGCGACGACGTTCTGCTCAACCTGGCGTCCAACGAGTACTTCTCGGCGGTCAAACGCACGGCATTGAACGCACGGATCATCAACACCGAGTTCAAGGATCAGAAGAACGGTCAGTACAAGATCATCAGTTTCTACGCGAAGAAGGCTCGTGGCCTGATGAGCCGTTTCGTGATTCAGGAAAAAATCAACGATCCGGCCCAGCTCAAACAATTCGATGTACAGGGTTATCACTACAGCGCCGAGCAATCGAAACCCGACAATCTGGTATTTCTGCGCGACCACGCCCCCGAATAA
- a CDS encoding polysaccharide deacetylase family protein — protein MRIVLLFTAWLLSVGAVAAPGDVATLDRGTWPEQLSNPTLFDVASRAEILMFARGLLGTESMDEAALAQRLGLRTVNIDAVNSLRQRLWQRLLANYNYAQQSCDQDASFCFLVEDLPTLREQAAKFVVSDDSYYTKWAEPSRIFHLQYLDELMRKAALSPQTSNEFDRFGDYERNGDEMHDRLFLLTFDSAANVQPDNTGWLTEYLRKANLSGTFFVLGKDIQARLADRSVSSLQAAFSKQCVGVQGWEFRSHSHWQDWQDSVRHSADLVKNKLPENYVPLFRPPEGQRRSDAQGFFNTQGLQVALWDIDAQDGAGKLKGAASAQRVLTLMLLWRHGVINFNMKQDAVKTSLPWLITQTAQSGIGWEDCQDAFR, from the coding sequence TTGCGCATTGTTCTTTTATTCACCGCGTGGCTGTTGAGCGTCGGTGCCGTGGCGGCGCCGGGCGATGTGGCGACGCTGGATCGTGGCACCTGGCCAGAGCAGCTCAGCAATCCGACGCTGTTTGATGTGGCTTCACGGGCGGAAATCCTGATGTTCGCCCGTGGCCTGCTCGGCACTGAATCGATGGACGAGGCCGCGTTGGCTCAGCGCCTGGGCCTGCGCACAGTCAATATCGATGCGGTCAACAGCCTGCGCCAGCGCCTCTGGCAGCGCTTGTTGGCCAACTACAACTATGCCCAGCAAAGCTGCGATCAGGACGCTTCGTTCTGCTTCCTTGTAGAAGACTTGCCGACGTTGCGCGAGCAGGCGGCCAAGTTTGTGGTCAGCGACGACAGTTATTACACCAAGTGGGCCGAGCCGAGCCGGATCTTCCATTTGCAGTATCTCGACGAACTGATGCGCAAGGCTGCCTTATCGCCGCAGACCAGCAACGAATTCGATCGTTTCGGCGACTACGAGCGTAATGGCGACGAGATGCACGACCGTTTGTTTCTGCTGACCTTCGACAGCGCCGCCAACGTGCAACCGGACAACACCGGTTGGCTCACCGAATACCTGCGCAAGGCAAACCTGAGCGGCACATTCTTTGTGTTGGGCAAGGATATTCAGGCGCGACTGGCTGATCGTTCCGTGAGCAGCCTGCAAGCCGCGTTCTCGAAACAGTGCGTCGGCGTGCAGGGCTGGGAGTTCCGCTCCCACAGCCACTGGCAGGACTGGCAGGATTCGGTGCGGCACAGTGCTGATCTGGTGAAGAACAAATTGCCGGAAAACTATGTGCCGCTGTTCCGTCCGCCAGAAGGGCAACGCCGCAGTGATGCACAAGGTTTCTTCAACACTCAGGGCCTGCAAGTGGCGCTGTGGGACATCGATGCCCAGGACGGCGCCGGCAAACTCAAGGGCGCAGCGAGTGCGCAGCGCGTGCTGACCCTGATGCTGCTGTGGCGACACGGGGTGATCAATTTCAACATGAAACAGGACGCGGTGAAGACCTCGTTACCGTGGCTGATCACGCAAACCGCGCAGAGTGGTATCGGTTGGGAGGACTGTCAGGACGCTTTTCGCTGA
- a CDS encoding PhoH family protein, with protein sequence MDDHGRSPSSNQPILYVLDTNVLIHDPNALLNFEEHHVAIPMTVLEELDKLKSGHHSVAAECRQAIRLIDKTLGDASPEDVELGVPIQRGKGGPKGLLSILMSKQAESNLILPEHLNDNKIINQLIDLHTRDPKKPVVLVTKDINMRLKARACGIDAEDYSTDQLVDDVSLLPNGYHNMTGSFWDRVSKVDTRQDHGRTWHQVQLIDNLPAVHINEFIIDEQGFVGWIKEIDEDKLLILDLHQEPLLHQEAWGLKPRDIYQSLALYALLDPDIHLVNLSGAAGSGKTILALAAAIEQTMVSKRYRRIIATRSVQGLDQEIGFLPGTEAEKMEPWLGAITDNLEALHMDDENTHGSVDYILSKVPLQFKSLNYIRGRSFQQSLILIDECQNLTPHQMKTIITRAGAGSKVVCLGNLAQIDTPYLSATSSGLTYLTERFKDFPNGVHITLQGVPRSILAEYAETHL encoded by the coding sequence ATGGATGATCACGGACGTAGCCCTTCCTCCAACCAGCCAATCCTTTATGTACTCGATACCAACGTATTGATTCACGATCCAAACGCCCTGCTGAATTTCGAAGAACACCACGTCGCGATCCCGATGACCGTGCTTGAAGAGCTGGACAAGCTCAAGAGCGGGCATCACAGCGTGGCCGCTGAATGCCGTCAGGCCATCCGGCTGATCGACAAGACCCTGGGCGATGCGTCCCCGGAAGATGTCGAGCTGGGTGTGCCGATCCAGCGCGGCAAAGGCGGGCCGAAGGGCTTGCTGTCAATTCTGATGAGCAAGCAGGCGGAATCGAACCTGATTCTGCCCGAGCATCTGAACGACAACAAAATCATCAACCAACTGATCGACCTGCACACCCGCGATCCGAAGAAACCGGTGGTGCTGGTCACCAAAGACATCAACATGCGCCTCAAGGCGCGCGCCTGCGGCATCGATGCCGAGGATTACAGCACCGACCAACTGGTCGATGACGTGTCCCTGTTGCCCAACGGCTACCACAACATGACCGGCTCTTTCTGGGACCGCGTGAGCAAGGTCGACACCCGTCAGGATCACGGCCGCACCTGGCACCAAGTGCAACTGATCGACAATCTGCCGGCAGTGCACATCAACGAGTTCATCATTGATGAACAGGGCTTTGTCGGCTGGATCAAGGAGATCGACGAAGACAAGCTGCTGATCCTCGACCTGCATCAGGAACCGCTGCTGCATCAAGAGGCCTGGGGGCTCAAGCCACGCGACATCTATCAGAGTCTGGCGCTGTACGCGCTACTCGATCCGGACATTCATCTGGTCAATCTGTCGGGTGCCGCCGGTTCCGGTAAAACCATTCTGGCACTGGCTGCGGCGATCGAGCAGACCATGGTCAGCAAGCGTTATCGCCGCATCATCGCGACCCGCAGCGTGCAGGGCCTGGATCAGGAAATCGGCTTCCTGCCCGGCACCGAAGCGGAAAAGATGGAGCCTTGGCTGGGCGCCATCACCGACAACCTCGAAGCCTTGCACATGGATGACGAAAACACCCATGGCAGCGTCGATTACATCCTCAGCAAAGTGCCGTTGCAGTTCAAATCGCTCAACTACATTCGCGGGCGCAGCTTCCAGCAGAGCCTGATCCTGATCGACGAATGCCAGAACCTCACGCCGCACCAGATGAAAACCATCATCACCCGGGCCGGTGCGGGTTCGAAAGTGGTGTGCCTGGGCAACCTCGCACAGATCGACACCCCTTACCTGTCCGCGACCAGCTCCGGGCTGACCTACCTGACCGAACGCTTCAAGGATTTCCCCAACGGTGTGCACATCACCCTGCAAGGGGTGCCTCGCTCGATTCTGGCTGAATACGCAGAAACCCACCTGTAA
- the moaC gene encoding cyclic pyranopterin monophosphate synthase MoaC → MLTHLDSQGRANMVDVTEKAVTFREATAQALVRMLPETLQMIVSGGHPKGDVFAVARIAGIQAAKKTSDLIPLCHPLMLTGVKVELSADGEDTVRIVARCKLSGQTGVEMEALTAASVAALTIYDMCKAVDRGMTIESVRLLEKVGGKSGHFQAEQP, encoded by the coding sequence GTGCTGACTCATCTCGATTCCCAAGGTCGCGCCAACATGGTCGACGTCACCGAAAAAGCCGTGACGTTCCGTGAAGCGACGGCCCAAGCGCTGGTGCGCATGCTCCCCGAAACGCTGCAGATGATCGTCAGCGGCGGCCATCCCAAGGGTGACGTGTTCGCCGTGGCGCGCATTGCCGGCATTCAAGCGGCGAAGAAAACCAGTGATCTGATTCCCCTGTGCCATCCGCTGATGCTTACCGGCGTCAAAGTCGAACTCAGTGCTGATGGCGAAGACACCGTGCGCATCGTCGCTCGCTGCAAACTCTCCGGGCAGACCGGTGTGGAAATGGAAGCACTGACCGCTGCCAGCGTCGCCGCCCTGACAATCTACGATATGTGCAAAGCCGTCGATCGCGGCATGACCATCGAAAGCGTGCGCCTGCTGGAGAAAGTCGGCGGCAAGAGCGGGCACTTTCAAGCGGAGCAGCCATGA
- a CDS encoding MoaD/ThiS family protein, whose protein sequence is MNLTVKFFARYREALGVGSVKVEGDFATVDDVRALLAQRDGAEVLSEQNLMCARNEDLCQLDEPVVDGDEVAFFPTVTGG, encoded by the coding sequence ATGAACCTGACCGTGAAGTTTTTTGCCCGTTACCGTGAAGCGCTGGGCGTGGGTTCGGTAAAGGTTGAGGGCGATTTCGCCACCGTCGACGACGTGCGGGCATTGTTGGCACAACGCGATGGCGCTGAGGTGCTGAGCGAGCAGAACCTGATGTGTGCACGCAACGAAGACCTCTGCCAGCTCGACGAGCCAGTGGTTGATGGCGACGAAGTGGCGTTTTTCCCCACCGTGACCGGGGGCTGA
- the moaE gene encoding molybdopterin synthase catalytic subunit MoaE, producing MAIRVQVTPFDPGAEVNAMHAANVGVGAVVSFVGYVRDFNDGLDVAGMFLEHYPGMTEKALGKIAIEAEQRWPLLKLEVLHRIGALEPGQPIVFVGAASAHRQAAFDACAFVMDYLKTRAPFWKKENTSDGPRWVEGRDSDHAAADRWKK from the coding sequence ATGGCGATTCGCGTGCAGGTCACGCCGTTTGATCCGGGTGCGGAAGTCAACGCGATGCACGCGGCCAATGTCGGCGTCGGCGCGGTGGTGAGTTTTGTCGGCTATGTGCGCGACTTTAACGACGGCCTCGATGTGGCGGGGATGTTCCTCGAACACTATCCGGGCATGACCGAAAAAGCCCTCGGCAAGATCGCCATCGAAGCCGAACAGCGCTGGCCGCTGTTGAAACTGGAAGTGCTGCATCGCATCGGTGCACTGGAACCGGGCCAACCGATCGTCTTCGTCGGCGCCGCCAGCGCCCATCGCCAGGCCGCATTCGATGCCTGTGCCTTCGTCATGGACTACCTGAAAACCCGCGCGCCGTTCTGGAAGAAAGAAAACACCAGCGATGGCCCGCGTTGGGTTGAAGGGCGGGACAGTGATCATGCAGCTGCGGATCGCTGGAAGAAATAA
- a CDS encoding ABC transporter substrate-binding protein, whose protein sequence is MKKLPLITGLALSLLASASVFAAEQTLRIGIEAAYPPFASKTDKGEIVGFDYDIGNALCAQMKVKCVWVEGEFDGLIPSLKVKKIDMALSSMTINEDRKKSVDFSHKYYFTSSRLVMKEGASVDDQYASLKGKNVGVQRATTTDRYATEVFEPKGINVKRYSNNEEIYMDLAAGRLDAIFADTIPLNDFLSMPRGKGYALVGPELKDPKYVGEGAGIAVRKGNAELVSQLNGAIDGIRASGEYQKISEKYFKSDIYGD, encoded by the coding sequence ATGAAGAAACTCCCCCTCATCACCGGTCTTGCCCTCAGCCTGTTGGCCTCCGCCAGCGTGTTCGCCGCTGAGCAAACCCTGCGCATCGGTATCGAAGCCGCTTACCCGCCATTCGCCTCGAAAACCGACAAAGGCGAAATCGTCGGTTTCGACTACGACATCGGCAATGCCCTGTGTGCGCAGATGAAGGTCAAGTGCGTGTGGGTCGAAGGTGAGTTCGATGGCCTGATTCCTTCGCTGAAAGTGAAGAAGATCGACATGGCCCTGTCGTCGATGACCATCAACGAAGACCGCAAGAAGTCGGTGGATTTCAGCCACAAGTACTACTTCACCTCATCGCGGCTGGTGATGAAAGAAGGCGCCAGCGTTGACGATCAATACGCCAGCCTGAAGGGCAAGAACGTCGGCGTGCAGCGCGCAACGACTACTGATCGTTACGCCACTGAGGTGTTCGAGCCGAAGGGCATCAACGTCAAGCGCTACAGCAACAACGAAGAGATCTACATGGATTTGGCGGCGGGGCGGCTTGATGCGATTTTTGCCGACACCATTCCGCTGAATGACTTTCTGTCGATGCCGCGGGGCAAGGGTTATGCGCTTGTCGGGCCTGAGTTGAAGGATCCGAAGTACGTGGGCGAGGGCGCGGGGATTGCAGTGCGCAAAGGCAATGCCGAATTGGTCAGCCAGTTGAATGGCGCCATCGATGGCATTCGCGCGAGTGGCGAGTACCAGAAGATTTCCGAGAAGTATTTCAAGTCCGACATCTACGGTGACTGA
- a CDS encoding transcriptional regulator, whose protein sequence is MTAPEFDPALDNFRAIADAIATLFFPHAEVVLHDLRTQKVDYIANNLSKREIGDDSSLEDMLSEDVSDRNIGPYEKLNWDGQKIRSLSSVLRDSEGLPLAVLCINLNISLFENAKAALDLFLSPSKLIPQPDSLFRDDWQERINTFLHAWLRERQLSLNVLTRDHKRELVLALHAEGAFKGKSASNYVANVLNMGRATVYKHLKELKG, encoded by the coding sequence ATGACCGCCCCTGAGTTCGACCCGGCGCTGGATAACTTCCGCGCCATCGCCGATGCCATCGCCACACTGTTCTTTCCGCACGCCGAAGTGGTGCTACACGACCTGCGCACACAGAAGGTCGATTACATCGCCAACAACCTGTCCAAGCGTGAGATCGGCGATGACTCGTCGCTGGAAGACATGCTCAGCGAGGATGTCAGCGACAGGAATATCGGTCCGTACGAAAAGCTCAATTGGGACGGCCAGAAAATTCGCAGCCTGAGCAGCGTCCTGCGCGACAGCGAAGGCCTGCCGCTGGCGGTGCTGTGCATCAATCTGAATATTTCGCTGTTCGAGAATGCCAAAGCGGCGCTGGACCTGTTCCTGTCGCCGAGCAAATTGATCCCGCAGCCGGACTCACTGTTTCGCGATGACTGGCAGGAGCGCATCAACACCTTCCTCCACGCCTGGCTGCGCGAGCGGCAACTGAGCCTGAATGTGCTGACCCGCGATCACAAACGTGAACTGGTGCTGGCGCTGCACGCCGAAGGCGCTTTCAAGGGCAAGAGCGCCTCGAACTACGTGGCCAATGTGCTGAACATGGGGCGGGCGACGGTGTACAAGCATTTGAAGGAATTGAAGGGCTAG
- a CDS encoding FAD-binding oxidoreductase: MSQADFIIIGGGIAGASTGFWLSPHGKVVVLERESHPAYHSTGRSAALFTAAYGTPQVRALTQASREFFDHPPAGFCEHPLLTPRGEMTVDFTGDAAELNNQYLSAKATVPQMQLLSADEACARLPILRREKVHGAIYDPSASDIDTDALHQGYLRGIRRNHGEVHTDCEVLGLNRDADGLWHVQTNGQTFSAPVVINAAGAWADKIGALAGARPLGLQPKRRAAFIFAGPEGVDIHHWPMLVSLDESFYMKPDAGMFLGSPANADPVEPHDVQPEELDIAMGIYQIEEATTLTIRRPTRTWAGLRSFVADGDLLSGFDPQVPGLFWVAAQGGYGIQTSPAMGQASAALVRGEPLPEHLRNFGLSSAMLSPARLA, translated from the coding sequence ATGAGCCAGGCAGATTTCATCATCATCGGCGGCGGGATTGCCGGCGCTTCCACCGGGTTCTGGCTGTCGCCGCACGGCAAAGTGGTCGTGCTCGAACGTGAATCCCATCCGGCCTATCACTCCACCGGGCGCTCCGCCGCGCTATTCACCGCAGCCTATGGCACACCGCAGGTACGTGCACTGACCCAGGCCAGCCGCGAGTTTTTCGATCATCCGCCGGCCGGTTTCTGCGAACACCCGCTGCTGACCCCGCGCGGCGAAATGACCGTCGATTTCACCGGTGACGCCGCCGAACTGAACAACCAATACCTCAGCGCCAAAGCCACCGTGCCGCAGATGCAATTGCTCAGCGCCGACGAAGCCTGCGCACGCCTGCCGATCCTGCGTCGGGAAAAGGTCCACGGCGCGATCTACGACCCGAGCGCCAGCGACATCGACACCGACGCCTTGCATCAGGGCTACCTGCGCGGCATCCGTCGCAACCACGGCGAAGTGCACACCGACTGCGAAGTACTCGGCCTGAACCGCGACGCCGACGGCCTCTGGCACGTACAAACCAATGGCCAGACCTTCAGCGCCCCGGTGGTAATCAACGCTGCAGGCGCCTGGGCCGACAAGATCGGCGCACTGGCGGGCGCCAGGCCGCTGGGCCTGCAACCGAAACGCCGCGCCGCGTTCATCTTCGCCGGCCCCGAAGGCGTCGATATTCATCACTGGCCGATGCTGGTCAGCCTCGACGAATCCTTCTATATGAAGCCTGACGCTGGCATGTTTCTCGGCTCGCCGGCCAACGCCGACCCGGTCGAACCCCACGACGTGCAGCCGGAAGAACTGGACATCGCCATGGGCATTTACCAGATCGAAGAAGCGACCACGCTGACCATCCGCCGCCCGACCCGTACCTGGGCCGGCCTGCGCAGTTTCGTTGCCGACGGTGATCTGCTCAGTGGTTTCGATCCGCAGGTGCCGGGACTGTTCTGGGTCGCGGCGCAGGGTGGTTACGGCATCCAGACTTCGCCAGCGATGGGCCAGGCCAGTGCGGCATTGGTGCGCGGCGAGCCACTGCCCGAGCACTTGCGCAACTTCGGCCTGAGCAGCGCCATGCTCTCCCCTGCCCGCCTCGCTTGA
- a CDS encoding ornithine cyclodeaminase family protein — MSSTPYVINQHQARELLARIDVPQILRKLFRDLAAGHAVQPAQQLVEFPQGAGDFINYLGVLAEDGVYGVKTSPYIVREQGALVTAWTLLMSMKTGQPLLLCDAGELTTARTAATTAVAVDALAPLNATRLAIIGSGKVAQAHLHYVRSLRDWQSISLYSPSLSADAQTQALVKAITPNLKIADSRDAAIAEADVIMLCTSSAGPVIDPAALSKPALITSISTNAPRAHEVPPQSLNDMQVFCDYRLTTPGSAGEMLIASEQHGWSKDSIVGDLADLLSEKVQRPDCDRHVFFRSIGLGLEDIALANALYHLNT; from the coding sequence ATGTCCAGTACGCCCTACGTGATCAACCAGCATCAGGCCCGCGAGTTGTTGGCGCGCATCGATGTGCCGCAGATCCTGCGCAAGCTGTTCCGCGATCTCGCTGCCGGACACGCCGTGCAACCAGCGCAGCAACTGGTGGAGTTCCCGCAGGGCGCCGGCGACTTCATCAATTATCTGGGCGTACTGGCTGAAGACGGTGTGTACGGCGTGAAGACTTCGCCGTACATCGTTCGCGAACAGGGCGCGCTGGTCACGGCATGGACCTTGTTGATGTCGATGAAAACCGGTCAGCCGCTGCTGCTCTGTGATGCCGGTGAACTGACCACCGCACGCACCGCCGCGACCACCGCCGTGGCAGTCGACGCCCTCGCGCCGTTGAATGCTACGCGACTGGCGATCATCGGCAGCGGCAAGGTTGCCCAGGCGCATTTGCACTACGTGAGATCGCTGCGTGACTGGCAGAGCATCAGCCTGTATTCGCCAAGTCTGTCCGCCGACGCGCAAACCCAGGCTCTGGTGAAAGCCATCACGCCCAATCTGAAGATCGCTGACAGCCGTGATGCGGCCATCGCCGAGGCCGACGTGATCATGCTGTGTACCTCGTCCGCCGGGCCGGTCATCGATCCCGCCGCGCTGAGCAAGCCGGCGCTGATCACCTCGATCAGCACCAACGCCCCGCGCGCCCACGAAGTGCCGCCGCAGAGCCTCAACGACATGCAGGTGTTCTGCGACTATCGTCTGACCACGCCGGGGTCGGCGGGTGAGATGTTGATTGCCAGTGAACAGCATGGCTGGAGCAAGGATTCGATTGTTGGCGATCTGGCGGATCTGCTCAGCGAGAAAGTGCAGCGCCCGGATTGCGATCGTCACGTGTTTTTCCGCTCGATTGGCTTGGGGCTGGAAGACATCGCCCTCGCCAATGCCCTCTACCACCTGAACACCTGA
- the rhlB gene encoding ATP-dependent RNA helicase RhlB — MTVLKALKKMFGKSEAEQLAPVPSAPSHAPGHRTDAPQADRPAHVAAPKAEPQPAPAVPIAAETARSEAPKPARPRREPKPKAPVIPWKLEDFVVEPQEGKTRFHDFKLSPELMHAIQDLGFPYCTPIQAQVLGFTLAGKDAIGRAQTGTGKTAAFLISIITQLLQTPPPKERYMGEPRALIIAPTRELVVQIAKDAADLTKYTGLNVMTFVGGMDFDKQLKHLEARHCDILVATPGRLLDFNQRGDVHLDMVEVMVLDEADRMLDMGFIPQVRQIIRQTPPKSERQTLLFSATFTEDVMNLAKQWTTDPSIVEIEVTNVASENVEQHIYAVAGADKYKLLYNLVNDNGWERVMVFANRKDEVRRIEERLVRDGVNAAQLSGDVPQHKRIKTLEGFREGKIRVLVATDVAGRGIHIDGISHVINFTLPEVPDDYVHRIGRTGRAGADGVSISFAGEDDSYQLPSIEEKLGRKISCETPPTHLLRAVERKRPQ; from the coding sequence ATGACCGTGCTCAAAGCACTCAAGAAGATGTTCGGTAAAAGCGAGGCTGAGCAGCTCGCGCCAGTTCCCAGTGCGCCGTCGCACGCCCCCGGTCATCGCACCGATGCCCCACAGGCCGACCGCCCCGCTCACGTAGCGGCACCGAAGGCAGAACCGCAACCTGCACCGGCCGTGCCCATCGCCGCCGAAACTGCCCGCAGCGAAGCGCCGAAACCGGCCAGACCGCGCCGCGAACCGAAGCCCAAGGCACCGGTGATTCCGTGGAAACTCGAAGATTTCGTCGTCGAGCCACAGGAAGGCAAAACCCGCTTCCACGATTTCAAGCTGTCTCCAGAACTGATGCACGCCATCCAGGATCTGGGTTTCCCGTATTGCACGCCGATCCAGGCGCAGGTGCTGGGCTTCACCCTCGCCGGCAAAGACGCCATTGGCCGCGCGCAGACCGGCACAGGCAAAACCGCCGCGTTCCTGATCTCGATCATCACCCAGCTGTTGCAAACGCCGCCGCCGAAAGAACGCTACATGGGCGAACCCCGTGCGCTGATCATCGCGCCGACCCGTGAGCTGGTGGTGCAGATCGCCAAAGACGCTGCCGACCTGACCAAGTACACCGGCCTCAACGTCATGACGTTTGTTGGCGGCATGGACTTCGACAAGCAGCTCAAGCACCTCGAAGCGCGTCATTGCGACATTCTTGTGGCAACCCCGGGCCGACTGCTCGACTTCAACCAGCGCGGCGACGTGCACCTGGACATGGTCGAAGTGATGGTGCTGGACGAAGCCGACCGCATGCTCGACATGGGTTTCATCCCGCAAGTACGCCAGATCATTCGCCAGACTCCGCCGAAGTCCGAGCGCCAGACCTTGCTGTTCTCCGCGACCTTCACCGAAGACGTGATGAACCTCGCCAAGCAATGGACCACCGATCCGTCCATCGTCGAAATCGAAGTCACCAACGTCGCCAGCGAAAACGTTGAGCAACACATCTACGCCGTGGCCGGTGCCGACAAGTACAAATTGCTCTACAACCTGGTCAACGATAATGGCTGGGAGCGGGTGATGGTCTTCGCCAACCGCAAGGACGAAGTCCGCCGTATCGAAGAGCGCCTGGTGCGCGACGGTGTGAATGCTGCGCAGTTGTCCGGCGATGTGCCGCAGCACAAACGCATCAAGACGCTGGAAGGTTTCCGCGAAGGCAAGATTCGCGTGCTGGTCGCCACTGATGTGGCCGGTCGCGGCATCCACATCGACGGCATCAGCCACGTGATCAACTTCACCCTGCCGGAAGTCCCGGACGACTACGTGCACCGCATCGGCCGTACCGGTCGTGCTGGCGCCGATGGCGTGTCGATCAGCTTCGCCGGTGAGGACGACTCCTATCAGTTGCCGTCCATCGAAGAGAAGCTCGGTCGCAAGATCAGCTGCGAAACGCCGCCGACGCATCTGTTGCGTGCGGTTGAGCGCAAGCGTCCGCAGTAA
- a CDS encoding alpha/beta hydrolase, giving the protein MTEPLILQPVKPADACVIWLHGLGADRYDFLPVAEALQESLLSTRFVLPQAPTLPVTINGGYAMPSWYDIKAMSPARAIDREQLEASADRIIQLIENERASGIDASRIFLAGFSQGGAVVLHTAFVKWQGPLGGVLALSTYAPTFNDEMQLSASQQRIPAICLHGQFDGVVQNSMGRSAYEHLVKHGVTVTWQEYPMEHEVLPEEIRDIGVWLGERLR; this is encoded by the coding sequence ATGACCGAGCCCTTGATTCTTCAGCCTGTTAAGCCCGCAGACGCTTGCGTGATCTGGCTGCACGGCCTCGGCGCCGATCGCTACGATTTCCTGCCAGTCGCCGAGGCGCTGCAGGAAAGCCTGCTGAGCACGCGCTTCGTCCTGCCGCAGGCGCCGACTCTTCCAGTGACGATAAATGGCGGTTATGCCATGCCCAGCTGGTACGACATCAAAGCCATGAGCCCGGCGCGGGCGATTGACCGTGAGCAGTTGGAAGCGTCAGCGGATCGCATCATTCAATTGATCGAAAACGAGCGCGCCAGCGGAATAGACGCCTCGCGGATTTTCCTCGCTGGTTTTTCCCAGGGGGGCGCCGTGGTATTGCACACCGCTTTTGTGAAATGGCAGGGGCCGTTGGGCGGTGTGCTGGCGTTGTCGACGTATGCACCGACCTTCAATGATGAGATGCAGCTTTCAGCCAGTCAGCAGCGGATTCCCGCGATATGCCTGCACGGCCAGTTCGATGGCGTGGTGCAGAACTCGATGGGGCGCAGTGCTTATGAGCATTTGGTGAAGCATGGTGTCACCGTGACATGGCAGGAATACCCAATGGAGCACGAAGTGTTACCCGAGGAAATTCGCGACATCGGTGTCTGGTTGGGCGAACGTTTGCGCTAA